The following is a genomic window from Benincasa hispida cultivar B227 chromosome 7, ASM972705v1, whole genome shotgun sequence.
AGACATCCCATCATCGCTCTCCCATTCGGGATAAAGATTCTTGATTTGGTACGTAATTCTAGCAACTTTGATGCCCGGAAAGTCTGTAACATCATTGATAGATACGGCTCAACATCTGGTTTATAGCCACATTTGAGCATTTCCTTGAGAATATTAGTATTCTCTCCAGGAGCCATCAACTCTAAGGCTTCCCGAGCCTTCAATGGATCTGTTAATATGGCATCCAATTGCTCTACAGCTTCACGTTGTTTGTTCTCAAAAATTTCATCTCTAACTCCTAAAGTAGACAAAAGAGTAATCAGCTGACGATTAAGGAAGCATGGCTGGTATTTGCTATATCCTAAGACGTCAAGTTTTGTGTTGTCTGATTCAAATTTGCACATACTCTTCCTCAGAGATAATTTTATAGACGAGTGCGGATCAACAGCAACAACACCCTTGTATCCACCATAACGAATCTGAAAAGCAGATGGGGTGGATCCTTGGAAACCACATTTTGCAGCGACCTTTTTGGCGAAATCATTTGATATTTTTCCAATTCCATCAGAAAAGACATACTTGACTTCTCCATGTTGAAGCTCTATGTCAGGAATAATTTCCCTTTCATCTCTAGCAACCGAAAGTGTCTCCGTCGATGAGCCGAATGACTGGCCCAATCTAGCAGCATACTTTGCTGGATTCTTGATATGTCGAAAATCGCCCATCCATGCTCTAATATCAGCTGCATCAAGGCCCGGTCTAGAAGCAAACATCCACAAAGAATTATCTCTTAATTGGCTTGATGAGAATGCAAGAAACTGAAAGGTTTTATCACCAATGACTATGCCATTTCTAAGAACAGAGAGAATTCTTTTGTAGATATCAGTTTTACTATCCTCGCTTGTAGGAGACATCCGTGGCAATAAATCTGTGGAACGCATTTTATCCCACTCCTCATCAACAAAAGACACACGAAGAAAATTATCAGTATCTTGAGGAAAATGGCGCAACACTCGATTCGAGACATTAACTTCAGGACCACAAAAGTACACCTTACAAGGTGTTATTTGAACTCGACGGACATATACCAATCCGGCATCCAAGGATATAGCAGGAGAATTTGGAGGATGTCTTGAATACTTTCTGTACTGCTCAGTAATAAAGCTTGATGGCTCATAGCTGCATTCCTTTAAATGGAACAGTTTTTCCAAGGCATGTTCTACAAATTCAATTCTTATTCTACGTGGATCAACCAACCGGTAGAAACTAGTATCAATCAATGGCCATGGAATGCAACCATGTTGAACCAATGCATTTATTTTAAACATAATCTCATATGGCAGAACATGAGGACGAGAATCAACAATAGGAGCAAGATCTCTACAGAAAGAAAAACTAGCATCTCCATCCACCAACTGGAACTCATTTTCAAATTCTTCATAATAAGCAAAATTTTGTCTAAAATTTGGAAGTTGACAGCGATTAGGTAGCTTCAAACATAAAGAAGAAGATTGTCCAATAGAGCATGATGGAGTAAAATCAGCAGTTCTAATCCATTGATCATCAGGTACTTccataaaaaagttaaaaagtgGGTCATCAAAGATTTGTACACTACAAGGTGCAACGTTTTTATATATCCGAGGAGCTCCATATAACTGATAAAAgaaacataacatttataatcaGACTATTAAGCTTGACATGTGAGTAACAGATCTACTATTTAATCAATAGCAGGGCTCAATATCATGCAATGAACCAAAAACTTTCATTATGAACAAATAATCTAGTTTTCATATGTACCAAAATCCACAAGCAGGCGTTATCCATCCAAACTAACCACATTATTTCATGAGTAGACAAGAGAACTCAAAATCCAAGGACATAAATCAACAATGTTATTTTAGCATACAAGTTGGAGCATCTAAATGTTTAAAGTTAAACATTAACATCTAAAAAGATGGCAATAATCATGAAAAAGATATATGCAAACCAAAAATCATTACTAGGTGTTACTGTTGTCTTTTTAGTATCAGTCAGAACAGAATCCACAACACTAAcagtcaaaattaaaaaaaaaaaattaaaaaaaggaccTAAAGTTCAATGTCAATCATAAAAAAACAGTGTTGTTAGTATCAACATTAAGCAAGATGTGGCTAAAGAAATCGTCGCTAGTTTTTTCAACACTCTTTCTTATGGTGTTCATAACTACCATTACGACTTTCAAAGAGAAAGTACTCTTATTCAGGCAACTTTAAGAGAGGAAAGCAACATTTTTCAACAAGGCTATAACACTCTAATTTCAAATTACCAATGCTAATGCAATAGTTGAAACAATGCTTTAACAAGGATAGAAAATTTTTTCAACTTTATTAGAGAGGATAataattcttttcaaaataaaatgagaCAACTTTAGATAGACATTTGATCACAGAACCTGGATGATAAGATACTTCATAGATCGATGTTGTGGATGGTGGAGTTGTATCTGCCAAATGTTCTCGTATGAAAGCTCAAGCCTATACTTTACAGAATTATGTTTCAGATGGAAGTTCATTTTTCGCATTCCAATTCCAAAAGTCACCAAATCAATATCTCCTTCCCACAAAACACGAAACTTTTCACTTGAGACCTGACACCCAAAGCACAATGGCAAGTCTTCcaaggtatacatgtatgtccTAGGCTTTGGTACAATATCAACCTCGGCTGCTCGAGCCTTAAGATAAGACGATCCGTACCATAGGCTTTGATTAGCTAAGGATATGATCAACTCAGCTTGGGTAGCACTAGTGAATTGAACAATAGCATATACTCTAGCTCCCCCTCTCTTAGGTGCTCTAACCTTAATAGCATAGACAGTTCCTACACCTGTACGACCCTCCAGAAAACTCTTAACGGCATCTGCTGTTACATTTGAAGGAAAACCACTAATATGAACTGTTTtccccctgtctcttatacacatctagatgtgtataagagacctCTCTTAGGTGCTCTAACCTTAATAGCATAGACAGTTCCTACACCTGTACGACCCTCCAGAAAACTCTTAACGGCATCTGCTGTTACATTTGAAGGAAAACCACTAATATGAACTGTTTTCCCCATAAGATTCCAAAGAACTTTGTCAGTCTTTTCCTGCTTTACCAAGTGAAGCTACAAATTAGAAAAAACCTCACTTCTATGCTCTTATACTTGAATTATGGCTCTAGTGTGCAGGGAGCATTCCCAAACAATGGGAAAGAACAAAATATGACTATAGAAACTTCCAAAGGTATATTTTGCCCTACAAAAAGAAACAAACACGAACAGTCTAGCATTAGAATCAGCGACAATTCAGATGCAGATACTAAAGTTAAATGAAGTGAAGACAAGGGGAGTAACCCCATATTAGCCAACAAACACTCAATCAACAGAAACCCAacgaagaaaaacaaagaaaagttTGTTATGAAAATGGAGGGAGAGACGCACACCaccagaaaaagaaaaaaaaaatgttggagtTTCCAACTTCAGTACTCACAGAGATCAAACCTCAACTAAAAAAGATCAAAAGagcagaaaagaaaacagaaaagtTTCCAGAAATACATACAACCCCAGGTtcaaaaaaacatgaaaaaccTCCTCCAAGAGGCATAAATCGATAAACCCAAATGAAAACTTGCGAATTTTGAAGGTTCCACATGACTCAGAAGAGCAAAAGACCTTAAAACAGTGAAAAATCAGAGGAATAATATCAGAGAGAGTGTGAAGAGTCAACTGCAAGAGAAGAGGGATGAACTATGGATTCGAAGACAAAGCGACGCTTGTTCTATGGGCAAATGACAGAGAAAACTTGGTGGCTAAGTTTTACTTCTATGGTACCgttattgtttcttttatattaGGCGTTAAAGGAAAAGCAACTatatgaattccatcttttgtgTTTCCCAGGTAATTTCGAATCAATCTAATCccattgaaattaataaatgtgGCAACTtttgattgttttgtttttgaaaaaaaagtttgaaaatttgtgTTTTAAAAGTCGTTCACTAGCATTATTTTTCTTCGAGATTTCttcttgaaaactaaattttcttaaactttcaaatctatttttttctaaaagaaacttttgagaaatatatatatatattgtattacTATAACAAATATCACTTACAATAGCGTTAAAAAACGCTATCGTAGACTTTCCATAGCATTTTCAAAACACTATCATAGCCCATGTTATTGAAAGTTATGACTTTCCATAGCATTTTTTCAACGTtataaaaaatgctataaaagtaTGTTCCAACGAAGTTCTTACCTAATAGAACAATTTGTAAATTCTTCATCCAAATAAAATGACTACATATATAATCCCAAAATGTTGATACAATCAAAAGAGGTGTTTAGATTATAGCGATACCAAAATTCTCTCACACAAAATATGTAGCTCCGATGTTTGTTGTTGAATCAATcacctaataaaaaaaaaaaaaaataactttcataAATCATCATGATCTAtctataacaataaattaactaATGAACTAAATAAGCACTTAATTCACAAAGTAGTAGCCAATTTTTCTTACATAGTTTGACTTTATCCATTGGCCATGCAATAGTAGTGCCCACAGCATCGTCAATAACAATAATGTCAGATGTAGGCCTCCATAAGAAGGAATTTGGTATTTTTACTGTATCAACCCACAAAGAACGGCATTCGAGCCAAGAGGTATGTGATGGACAAGGATTGATGGATCATTGAAAGACCATCTACCTTCAGCAATGATTTCTCCCGACTCGATCCAATCTAGCAGTAAACACTTATGAGGAGTGTTGGTAGTATCACTTTTTTTCACAaataattgttggggttgatgccttaaagtctcatgtcctgtagtttgtaaacaatttgtacggacgcttatgttgtataatatatgatatttacttcacatcttgattttgctcagttgtatgttttatttgttttaccacaaaccaataaacataaaatctctggttatttgtttatttgtatgtaacttaagcatatatgtggtgacataaccaaaatggtcttagtatatggatatgtgagggaaaccttatcctagtaacactatggatgtgacccGCTTGGTGAAATGGTGTTGTGATTTGTTTAttgggacatgtgagcggaggggtcctatacaaagagtttgtataagacctgaccacaaagtgttaacgtcttgttatataacatcgttcaggATAAAGACTTCACTAGGAGGGGTGTAACGTCCCAAGTTTGTGGGTAATTTTTAAATTCAGTATTTTGTAAGATTTGAGAATATTTGTATTTTGGAAGTTAAATTGAATTACTATAAAaggataattcaattttattatttattcagaaggaaattttgaaaatttgggaTTTATGTCAAGTTATctcaattttgttttagttgtgaggaattgaaattaaaaattggaaaaaatatttgaaatcaagttgaaattaaaatttggggaAGATATTTAGAATCGAAATTGAATGGATTAATTGAGATAATTGCCTTAAATTACTTTCCCAAaaagatttgaatttttaattccAAAAAGATTTGGAATTTGAGGAGGGAAAGGAAAGggaatgaaatatatatatgtgtgttttggagtaaagaaaaaaaattattaataataaaaaaagaaactttacaatctctctctccctctctttcgCTTGTGCCACCCCCCtcctaaaattttctttcatcttctttgcttaAGACCTAGCCGCCGCCTGACTCGCCGCTCATTCGCTTGGATCCGAAGTCGTCTTCGTCGAAGTGTCGTCGTCCAGCTGCGTCCTCAGCCGTCTCACTTCTCCAGCCGACCAATCGCACGCGTCCGCTCAAGCCGTCGCCAGTTCGTTCGACCGCTTCGTTTGTGGGTTGACGCCGCTTGGTTCGTGAAGACGCCTTCAACTTCAGATTTGGACGCGCGCTGCAGCCGTTTTGTCCGCCTTTGTCTGCCACCGTTCTTCCTTTCATAGTCGTGCGTTCTTCAAATTTCGCTTTTGCAGTCATCAAATTTATGGGTTTTGGGCAGATTTGGTGGGTGTTCTAGTATTGGGTAAATTAATGGTTATTTTGTGGGTTTCTTGAATTATCTTGAATGTCCATTAAATTTTAGCTCATGATTTTCAATACCCAATATTATTGAGCCCTGAGTTAATTAACCCATAATGTTGGGattttagattcaagatttgggaGGATTTTGAGGTGGCCCATCAAGTTTGAAGTTTAAACCAATTtctgttttgaaaattaatcttggACCCACAATTTCAGTAAAGTTAAAATTGGGGACCTTGAGTAAATTGGTTAATTGGAAAGGACTCAagggattaatttaaatattggatTTATTATAGGTGTCGCTTCAAGGCTCTGCTTGGCAAGGAGGGGATAAGCTTGCTTGAACTAATTTGGATTtattttgaggtaagtaattttATTCCTGGAACTGTTCACAGGATATATGCTAGCATAATAGATGAATATCATAACAGAACGATAGCATGATAAATGGATAGTATAGTATGACTgatatatgttcttgtatgagaatATAAAAGATTTATTGTGCACGTAGATACTTGGATGATaatgttgaggtgtatatgtatgttataaaaccatattgtgataattgtaatgttgagactgtgatagtgtctttactgattagttagatgcccactaagtattgtgtttcctttagaTTGTGTTTTCTCCGGGATtcactagatattgtgtttttttctttccttcgggattcaccagatattgtgtttcttttgggattcatcagatattatgtttcctttgggattgaCAAGTGGaattccgctcatgagatttagatttcttttcatattttgattaactttcaattttgatgtttgaaacttactattaagaattgttttcagacttatttattaatatttatgatttatggataccctattgttgtttttaataattgaatttaataaagggcttttgaacttaccttatttatttagcatttattttaccataaaaaggtgtcgttttaagttccatgtttgcatgtatttagtaacggcctaacttaagttcTAGGGGGTTGGGTCGTTACATGGGAACTcttaccattgagggcggtcctttgatttgtatgggtgcgagtggccaggtcgtcgatttaaacctaccattttggggattcgctACTTTCTCGAGGCAgggacaagtagatagataactcccttaagagctgattccagagcttgaatgatgtggtgccacacaccttctcttggccctagagatgttcacacatagttggactatgttgtgttgttcatttgaggaatcaatggtacttaaggagtgagatgtaactataagggcaaaacggtaaattggcccagttatacttacgagcatttgtgaagggtcatcgtactcatgattggttatatccgattgtcacataaatatatctgtggtaataagagttcagctattggtctttagtagaatgtctggtAATTAACAGAtagtagatctcgtggctaaaaagtttagtcatctattcacgtactgttggagcttcaagccacaagaTCCATTAAGGttccctaggtagcttggataaagtcgagaatcagtttttgggttagtttgaaatgttcaaattgacaagaggcgAATTcgatttatatatgatataattaagctacgttaattatatatgataaaatgactaaatgtatgagataatgTATTGGAgggaattagatataaatatgattgtatatcaagtggaggagaacaTTACTATTGTAGATATATTGATAATCAAAACTATAgagtaagaatataatattgattatatttatttattaattaatattggtAATTATGCAGATTCAATCCTCGGCCGAAATATTCTCCTCACATCGTGCAATATTCGGTATTGTTAAACgaagaataaaattgaaaattgtttCATTTGGCAAAGAGTTTCCGAAAAAATCGCAATCGTCCGCTGTGAAAAACGTCTTAATCCCTTTAGCTGAGAAGCCTATACGATTAGAGCTTCATCGTGTCTAAATGATTGCACACGccgcgtctaaacgatcacacgtGCCTTTCTctcaaacgatcgcttagctttcctaaatgattcGCTAGCGTGCCGCGTTTTctaaaacgatcgtttacctattacttgacgatcgcttagtaaaacctacacgatcatgtagctttatctaaacgataagtatccttgctatacgatagcattctCTCCTACTtgtttatcgtctacacgatcagcccGTTCCTtcgacctctaccaaattcaccaaataccacgctttgaattctcactccgagaataccaagggtgAATAAGCAATTAGTTTATGctaaattaaaccctattcaccccctctaataccaattgttggatcgatatttaaactttttttctaaattaacccaattaaactaattaatacacttttgataaataataagaaaattttaatttatgcaaaaaataagatgacaaaaagtatgattttagcaaataaataagaacaaattaaaacatataataaattgtttaaattaattgcaaaaataaaaggaaagagttagagaagaagacaccgtaatttttatagtggttcagtcaaactcgacctacttcACTCCttcaagcgcctcttgggaatttgaataaaatctttccgactctttccacggattagagcccaaccgttacaccactgctccttttacgggttcaagagcaaactcgatcctttccacggtttaggatcaaaccgttacaaatgttggaatttttgaagaacacaatacaattctcactagagtggatttataagtttaagcactcaacaaatttattctcacaatacaataacactctctcaagaataagatgaaaaaaaaaaattaggagcttagagagagcaacaatggagacttttgagttttggagtattatgaaatgtaaaatttattcatccaaaatttggagaggaagatggtttatataaatatggaaatggaaattttttttttttagaaaccacaattaatttggaccatttgattttgggaaaaaaaaaatcaatggtggagattttaaactaaactagtcgttagatacaaacaaaatataatattaaatttctttttcttttcaaattcattttctttccaaaaaaataaaaaaaaaacatatcatgcgtaaaaaactagtcgttaagcacaaacataaaataatattaaatttattttctttttaaatttcttttaaattttattttttaaatcaatcaaaaaatcaaaagtccatcgtatgttaatctcttaatatCCACCATTCAATCattatgctgccacatgtctatatgcaaatggtctggttatgccacgtcatctaccatgatattttttctatagacttgtttcggtcatatcgtctttgTTTTAGctctgatttgagtgattcaagaggtgttagaatcgttgttccgagctctacgctatggacatattaaaacactaaaattttcagtaattaaaaattgagtttgttatcatcaaaacattgattaattaattaattaaaattaattaatttgagattaatggccaaaaagccaacaatctcccccttttgatgatgacaaatcattgaagaaaaataacttaaaatacATGTAAATCATATgtatcacataataaaattcaatatatcaccataaagatcattcttgaaatttatttaaaaaaataaattctccccctaattaatacaatcaaaatcataacaaatttataacatatttttcttaaacttctcccccctttggaatcatcaaaatgaataattaagaaaaatttagaactacataaatgttttccttaaaaacatgaacataaatttaacACAACTCTccctaagaatattaacacatgttttccatatctccccctatcaaaatgccttctaaaagatttaacaagtaaaattataaaatcaagaggcatcacaacgaataataccgagctcaagcctatttttgcaaaagttttcttcattcaaaggNNNNNNNNNNNNNNNNNNNNNNNNNNNNNNNNNNNNNNNNNNNNNNNNNNNNNNNNNNNNNNNNNNNNNNNNNNNNNNNNNNNNNNNNNNNNNNNNNNNNNNNNNNNNNNNNNNNNNNNNNNNNNNNNNNNNNNNNNNNNNNNNNNNNNNNNNNNNNNNNNNNNNNNNNNNNNNNNNNNNNNNNNNNNNNNNNNNNNNNNNNNNNNNNNNNNNNNNNNNNNNNNNNNNNNNNNNNNNNNNNNNNNNNNNNNNNNNNNNNNNNNNNNNNNNNNNNNNNNNNNNNNNNNNNNNNNNNNNNNNNNNNNNNNNNNNNNNNNNNNNNNNNNNNNNNNNNNNNNNNNNNNNNNNNNNNNNNNNNNNNNNNNNNNNNNNNNNNNNNNNNNNNNNNNNNNNNNNNNNNNNNNNNNNNNNNNNNNNNNNNNNNNNNNNNNNNNNNNNNNNNNNNNNNNNNNNNNNNNNNNNNNNNNNNNNNNNNNNNNNNNNNNNNNNNNNNNNNNNNNNNNNNNNNNNNNNNNNNNNNNNNNNNNNNNNNNNNNNNNNNNNNNNNNNNNNNNNNNNNNNNNNNNNNNNNNNNNNNNNNNNNNNNNNNNNNNNNNNNNNNNNNNNNNNNNNNNNNNNNNNNNNNNNNNNNNNNNNNNNNNNNNNNNNNNNNNNNNNNNNNNNNNNNNNNNNNNNNNNNNNNNNNNNNNNNNNNNNTTTTGATAAAAATATCCgctttaattgattattagagcctacaattcaagagtaatattattCATTTGCACATGATCTCTAATAAAACATTGATGTCTAAGTCAATATGGCTTAGTCCCTAGAATGATGTAGTAGAATTTTTAGTAAGAATTATAGCCACTAGGTATTATTCACAAAAAATATAGGCATATTATCTaaactaatccaaaatcacaaagaaGTTGTTTTCATCCAAAGAACTTTGAGCACAACAACTATAACTTACAATAcatgatataaccatttaaaaatgcacttttcacatccatttgatacaaaatgaaattcttataagaaacaaaagcaaacaacattctaatagcttctaatctagcaacgggtgcaaaagtttcttcataatttaTTCCTTCCTCTTGATAATAACtttgagctacaagtctagTTTTATTTCTAGTGATATTTCCATTTtaatccattttatttttaaagaccCATTTAGTTCCAATTATAGAAGCATGAGAGGGCCTAGGGACTAGCTCCCAAActttattcctttcaaattgatttaatttttcttgcatagctaaaatccaaaattcatcattttcgacatctttaaaactttttggttcaatttgagaaacaaaaacaagtttattaaacatattaagagaggaacgagttttcacaccttgttcgggattgccaaaaattaattctttgggatgggaagaagcatacctccactctttaggcatggatgaagaagcaacttcgttc
Proteins encoded in this region:
- the LOC120080903 gene encoding RNA-dependent RNA polymerase 1 isoform X1, which codes for MGKTVHISGFPSNVTADAVKSFLEGRTGVGTVYAIKVRAPKRGGARVYAIVQFTSATQAELIISLANQSLWYGSSYLKARAAEVDIVPKPRTYMYTLEDLPLCFGCQVSSEKFRVLWEGDIDLVTFGIGMRKMNFHLKHNSVKYRLELSYENIWQIQLHHPQHRSMKYLIIQLYGAPRIYKNVAPCSVQIFDDPLFNFFMEVPDDQWIRTADFTPSCSIGQSSSLCLKLPNRCQLPNFRQNFAYYEEFENEFQLVDGDASFSFCRDLAPIVDSRPHVLPYEIMFKINALVQHGCIPWPLIDTSFYRLVDPRRIRIEFVEHALEKLFHLKECSYEPSSFITEQYRKYSRHPPNSPAISLDAGLVYVRRVQITPCKVYFCGPEVNVSNRVLRHFPQDTDNFLRVSFVDEEWDKMRSTDLLPRMSPTSEDSKTDIYKRILSVLRNGIVIGDKTFQFLAFSSSQLRDNSLWMFASRPGLDAADIRAWMGDFRHIKNPAKYAARLGQSFGSSTETLSVARDEREIIPDIELQHGEVKYVFSDGIGKISNDFAKKVAAKCGFQGSTPSAFQIRYGGYKGVVAVDPHSSIKLSLRKSMCKFESDNTKLDVLGYSKYQPCFLNRQLITLLSTLGVRDEIFENKQREAVEQLDAILTDPLKAREALELMAPGENTNILKEMLKCGYKPDVEPYLSMMLQTFRASKLLELRTKSRIFIPNGRAMMGCLDETRTLEYGQVFVQISSARRRNLSDSFAFNMSGPEHRLVIEGNVTVAKNPCLHPGDVRVLKAVNIPWLYHLVDCVVFPQKGSRPHPNECSGSDLDGDIYFVCWDTELIPPRQIPPMDYTPAPPIQLDRDVTTEDIQEYFVNYMVNDSLGIIANAHTAFADKEPFKARGSPCVELAKLFSIAVDFPKTGVPAIIPPHLYVKEFPDFMEKPDKPSYESKNVIGKLFRAVKDIAPTLSYIRSFTRDVAMQCYDSDMEVEGFEDYVGDAFYHKSNYDYKLGNLLDYYGIKSEAEILSGSIMRMSKSFTRRRDAEAINLAVRSLRKEARTWFNAREGGSNSDSDDLFAKASAWYHVTYHHSYWGCYNEEMKRDHYLSFPWCVYDKLMQIKEKNLRKRERALRLATLDRFGHALNLGGH
- the LOC120080903 gene encoding RNA-dependent RNA polymerase 1 isoform X2 — its product is MGKTVHISGFPSNVTADAVKSFLEGRTGVGTVYAIKVRAPKRGGARVYAIVQFTSATQAELIISLANQSLWYGSSYLKARAAEVDIVPKPRTYMYTLEDLPLCFGCQVSSEKFRVLWEGDIDLVTFGIGMRKMNFHLKHNSVKYRLELSYENIWQIQLHHPQHRSMKYLIIQLYGAPRIYKNVAPCSVQIFDDPLFNFFMEVPDDQWIRTADFTPSCSIGQSSSLCLKLPNRCQLPNFRQNFAYYEEFENEFQLVDGDASFSFCRDLAPIVDSRPHVLPYEIMFKINALVQHGCIPWPLIDTSFYRLVDPRRIRIEFVEHALEKLFHLKECSYEPSSFITEQYRKYSRHPPNSPAISLDAGLVYVRRVQITPCKVYFCGPEVNVSNRVLRHFPQDTDNFLRVSFVDEEWDKMRSTDLLPRMSPTSEDSKTDIYKRILSVLRNGIVIGDKTFQFLAFSSSQLRDNSLWMFASRPGLDAADIRAWMGDFRHIKNPAKYAARLGQSFGSSTETLSVARDEREIIPDIELQHGEVKYVFSDGIGKISNDFAKKVAAKCGFQGSTPSAFQIRYGGYKGVVAVDPHSSIKLSLRKSMCKFESDNTKLDVLGYSKYQPCFLNRQLITLLSTLGVRDEIFENKQREAVEQLDAILTDPLKAREALELMAPGENTNILKEMLKCGYKPDVEPYLSMMLQTFRASKLLELRTKSRIFIPNGRAMMGCLDETRTLEYGQVFVQISSARRRNLSDSFAFNMSGPEHRLVIEGNVTVAKNPCLHPGDVRVLKAVNIPWLYHLVDCVVFPQKGSRPHPNECSGSDLDGDIYFVCWDTELIPPRQIPPMDYTPAPPIQLDRDVTTEDIQEYFVNYMVNDSLGIIANAHTAFADKEPFKARGSPCVELAKLFSIAVDFPKTGVPAIIPPHLYVKEFPDFMEKPDKPSYESKNVIGKLFRAVKDIAPTLSYIRSFTRDVAMQCYDSDMEVEGFEDYVGDAFYHKSNYDYKLGNLLDYYGIKSEAEILSGSIMRMSKSFTRRRDAEAINLAVRSLRKEARTWFNAREGGSNSDSDDLFAKASAWYHVTYHHSYWGCYNEEMKRDHYLSFPWCVYDKLMQIKEKNLRKRERALRLATLDRFGHALNLGGH